One stretch of Schlesneria sp. DSM 10557 DNA includes these proteins:
- a CDS encoding sugar phosphate isomerase/epimerase family protein: MSNSFPRLHNAMWPGLVGKGSPGAEPFIALDRMLELTTQANVNGQKFDGVDLFLFDPHINIDLSEDDVKKIADKIAAKGLAVGSLVAPVWPGTVGDSAMGTPEQRAKFVLAVKKACRIAQIFNEHGVRKYGVIRIDAATGPAHWLEDPVANTKKIASTFREAGVVAAAHGERLAAEGEICWAGMHSWKNMVDLLEQTDMPGTVGFQADQAHTYLYLMGYNAPEHALLKEGYSQAEFDAAYTKMTDALRPWTIDFHVAQNDGTVHGTGTHDKTGRHCLADDPKGKLDIVKTAAYWLKGATDRGIQHICWDGCMFPNSTLEDPKTWNTILSTMIKVRDNSGWNA, encoded by the coding sequence ATGAGCAACTCGTTTCCAAGACTTCACAATGCCATGTGGCCCGGTCTCGTCGGAAAAGGTTCCCCGGGGGCTGAACCCTTCATCGCTCTCGATCGCATGCTCGAACTGACGACGCAGGCCAATGTTAACGGCCAGAAGTTTGATGGTGTCGATCTGTTCCTGTTTGATCCGCATATCAATATCGATCTGAGTGAAGACGACGTCAAAAAGATCGCTGACAAAATCGCAGCCAAGGGACTGGCCGTTGGCTCGCTGGTGGCTCCCGTCTGGCCCGGTACCGTCGGCGACAGCGCAATGGGTACGCCAGAGCAGCGAGCGAAGTTTGTTCTGGCAGTGAAGAAGGCGTGTCGGATTGCTCAGATCTTCAATGAGCATGGCGTCCGGAAGTACGGAGTCATCCGTATTGACGCAGCAACTGGGCCAGCCCACTGGCTCGAAGACCCTGTTGCAAACACGAAAAAGATTGCCTCGACGTTCCGGGAAGCGGGGGTTGTTGCCGCAGCGCATGGTGAACGCCTCGCCGCTGAAGGGGAAATCTGCTGGGCCGGGATGCACTCCTGGAAGAATATGGTCGATCTGCTCGAACAGACCGACATGCCAGGCACCGTCGGATTCCAGGCGGATCAGGCGCATACGTATCTGTACCTGATGGGTTACAACGCTCCCGAACATGCCCTGCTTAAGGAAGGATACTCCCAGGCGGAATTCGACGCCGCCTACACCAAAATGACGGATGCTCTGCGGCCCTGGACGATTGATTTCCACGTGGCCCAGAACGACGGAACCGTTCACGGAACCGGAACGCACGATAAGACCGGACGTCACTGTCTGGCCGATGATCCGAAGGGGAAACTGGATATCGTCAAGACGGCGGCCTACTGGCTTAAGGGAGCGACCGACCGCGGCATTCAGCACATCTGCTGGGACGGTTGCATGTTCCCGAACAGCACGCTGGAAGATCCCAAGACCTGGAACACAATCCTCTCGACCATGATCAAGGTACGAGACAATTCCGGCTGGAACGCATAA
- a CDS encoding metallophosphoesterase: MLRAIISDIHANLEALEAVLADIRQQNISDIYCLGDIIGYGPNPCECIDRIMASAKQCLLGNHDQAALFDPEGFNASAERAVFWTRKTLENGSGPQADKRWDFLGELPRVIREPNLLFVHGSARNPLNEYVFPEDIYNQRKMDRIFSLVERHCFQGHTHIPGVFTEDLNFLAPEEIDFQYELGEKKALVNVGSVGQPRNGDNRSSYVVLDGNKIFFKRVEYDFNKTAKKIFDIPDLDNFLGERLADGR; the protein is encoded by the coding sequence GTGTTGCGCGCCATCATCAGCGATATCCACGCGAATCTCGAAGCGCTTGAGGCCGTACTGGCCGACATTCGCCAGCAAAATATCTCCGATATTTATTGCCTGGGGGATATCATTGGCTATGGACCGAATCCGTGCGAATGCATTGATCGGATCATGGCTTCTGCGAAGCAGTGTCTGTTGGGAAATCATGATCAGGCAGCGCTGTTTGATCCGGAAGGATTTAACGCCAGTGCGGAACGGGCCGTTTTCTGGACGCGAAAGACGCTGGAAAATGGTTCTGGTCCACAGGCCGACAAGCGATGGGATTTTCTCGGCGAGCTTCCGCGGGTGATCCGTGAACCGAACCTGTTATTTGTCCACGGGTCTGCTCGAAATCCTCTCAACGAATATGTCTTTCCAGAAGACATTTACAACCAGCGGAAAATGGATCGCATTTTCTCACTGGTTGAGCGTCATTGTTTTCAGGGCCATACGCACATCCCGGGCGTATTCACCGAAGACCTGAATTTTCTCGCCCCCGAAGAGATCGATTTCCAGTACGAGCTGGGCGAGAAAAAAGCGCTGGTTAACGTCGGTTCGGTCGGCCAGCCGAGAAACGGCGACAATCGGTCGTCCTACGTCGTTCTGGATGGAAACAAGATCTTCTTCAAGCGAGTCGAATACGACTTCAACAAGACGGCGAAGAAGATCTTTGACATTCCTGATCTCGACAATTTTCTGGGAGAGCGTCTTGCTGACGGACGCTGA
- a CDS encoding GNAT family N-acetyltransferase, which yields MTEDLPQEIKTDRLLLRRWRESDGPLFAQMNADPKVMECFPSLLTREESDESMRRICEHFDEHGFGLWAVEVPGTAEFIGYVGLKYPTWQAWFTPCVEVGWRIDSRYWGNGYAPEAAKASLEFAFHAAGLKEIYSFTVPHNLRSRRVMEKIGMTHMQEHDFAHPILAPDHPLSRHVLYRISRSDFARS from the coding sequence GTGACAGAAGATCTGCCTCAGGAAATCAAAACGGACCGCCTGCTGCTGCGTCGGTGGCGTGAATCGGATGGACCACTTTTCGCCCAGATGAATGCCGATCCGAAGGTGATGGAGTGTTTCCCGAGTCTGTTGACACGAGAGGAAAGTGACGAGTCCATGCGGCGGATCTGCGAGCATTTCGATGAGCACGGATTCGGACTGTGGGCCGTCGAAGTTCCCGGGACTGCCGAGTTCATCGGATACGTAGGGCTCAAATATCCGACATGGCAGGCCTGGTTTACTCCTTGCGTGGAAGTCGGCTGGCGAATCGACTCCCGTTACTGGGGGAATGGTTACGCCCCGGAGGCGGCCAAAGCCTCATTGGAATTTGCGTTTCACGCTGCGGGACTGAAGGAAATTTACTCTTTCACCGTTCCGCATAATCTGCGCTCGCGCCGAGTGATGGAAAAGATTGGGATGACCCACATGCAGGAGCACGACTTCGCTCATCCGATCCTGGCACCTGACCATCCGCTGTCGCGTCACGTCCTGTATCGAATTTCGCGCAGCGACTTCGCGCGATCCTGA
- a CDS encoding fibronectin type III domain-containing protein: MRCIVCSLAISGWLLSSMGCGTSAIAIDSVGEPDAPTPIKVADAEAYKPTPLPDRVILSWTGDPSRTQAVTWRTDTTVKQGLAEIAVAGDNGVFSRSARQLTAKTTPLQSNLSNAHYHTVEFNALTPKTKYAYRVGDGLNWTEWYHFETASDQAEPFTFIYFGDAQTEVKSLWSRVIREAFTDAPKARFLLHAGDLINRANSDAEWGEWHWAGGWMNAMIPNVTTPGNHEYERVGPEKIPHLSNHWKPQFALPENGPPNLIETAYFVDFQGTRIISLNSNEKIAEQNQWLESVLASRDSSIRWTIVTMHHPIYSSAKNRDNLEIRNNWQPLFDKYKIDLVLQGHDHTYARSGLVNSTTGVTAQGDQGTVYVVSVSGPKLYDIGKPIRPEFQRVAEDTQLFQIITVDGNELRYQARTATGQPYDGFTLVKKSGEVNQLIEQVPSTPARLRAPK; this comes from the coding sequence ATGAGATGTATCGTCTGCAGCCTGGCAATAAGTGGATGGCTGCTGAGCTCAATGGGCTGCGGAACATCGGCGATTGCCATAGACAGTGTGGGCGAGCCGGATGCCCCAACCCCAATCAAAGTTGCTGACGCAGAGGCTTACAAGCCCACCCCGCTTCCGGATCGCGTGATCCTTTCCTGGACGGGCGACCCCTCGCGGACGCAAGCCGTGACATGGCGAACAGACACCACCGTAAAACAGGGGCTGGCGGAAATCGCGGTCGCGGGTGACAACGGAGTCTTTTCTCGCAGTGCGCGGCAATTGACTGCGAAGACAACCCCTCTGCAATCCAATCTCTCAAATGCGCACTACCACACAGTGGAGTTCAACGCACTGACGCCCAAGACAAAATACGCCTACCGGGTGGGCGATGGGCTGAACTGGACTGAGTGGTACCATTTCGAAACGGCCAGTGACCAGGCCGAGCCATTCACCTTCATCTACTTCGGCGACGCTCAGACGGAGGTCAAGTCGCTCTGGTCGCGCGTCATTCGCGAAGCATTTACAGACGCTCCCAAAGCCCGTTTTCTGCTGCACGCCGGTGACTTGATCAACCGCGCCAACAGCGATGCCGAATGGGGCGAATGGCATTGGGCCGGGGGCTGGATGAACGCCATGATCCCCAATGTAACGACCCCGGGTAACCATGAATACGAACGGGTGGGCCCCGAAAAGATCCCTCATCTGTCAAACCACTGGAAGCCCCAGTTTGCACTGCCAGAGAACGGCCCTCCGAACCTGATCGAGACTGCGTACTTCGTCGACTTCCAGGGGACGCGAATTATCTCTCTCAACTCGAACGAAAAGATTGCGGAACAGAATCAGTGGCTAGAAAGTGTACTTGCCTCTCGAGATTCCTCCATTCGTTGGACGATCGTGACCATGCATCATCCGATCTATTCCAGCGCCAAGAACCGCGACAATCTGGAGATCCGCAATAACTGGCAACCCCTTTTCGACAAGTACAAAATCGACCTGGTCCTGCAAGGACACGACCACACTTATGCACGATCAGGACTTGTGAATAGTACGACAGGCGTCACGGCTCAGGGAGACCAGGGAACGGTGTACGTCGTGTCCGTCAGCGGCCCCAAGTTGTACGACATCGGTAAGCCCATCCGACCCGAATTCCAGCGGGTTGCCGAAGACACGCAACTCTTTCAGATTATTACCGTCGATGGAAATGAATTGCGCTATCAGGCTCGTACCGCGACGGGTCAACCTTATGACGGATTCACTCTCGTCAAAAAGTCGGGTGAGGTGAATCAGTTAATCGAACAGGTGCCTTCGACGCCCGCCCGTTTGCGGGCACCAAAGTAA
- a CDS encoding M20/M25/M40 family metallo-hydrolase produces the protein MIRHPSSPWGSVVLLLIILARAVFLTATSAAEEVTAGSSGLSKINIEDLRKHVVTLAGDALEGREAGSRGGKATVAYLRTALKTIRARTAVPPERVQEFGGDYQNLLVLLPGSDEKLKHQVVVVGAHHDHVGYGKASNSQGPLGYVHNGADDNASGTAAVLELIEAFSSLEQRPACSILFAFWDAEEVGLLGSKHWVANPTIPLQQLRFVLNLDMLGRLRNGKVITVGWRSAAGLRPFLAAHNTSNFLLLAYQPKVIADSDHHPFYSAGIPAIHLDTDKHDDYHRPTDDPDRINWDGLQVMTEYAYRLIFDAANRPEFPRFRRDALTEPPPDWMVQRELTPPPVRLGVTWDERRIKQNLMTIAQVNAGSPAANAGLLPGDRLVQFGAWQQNSSFDTLKSTILAARNPVAIRIERTGVGSPIELTANLAGSPIRLGAGWRDDPALPDSVVIAQVIADSPAARAGISVGDVILSFGGRPLNSSEEMKQRVTTEPGPFQFRIERDGRIHDLSVDVTDERQPPAAAVANP, from the coding sequence GTGATTCGCCACCCAAGTTCCCCCTGGGGATCCGTGGTCCTGCTGCTCATCATCCTGGCTCGTGCAGTTTTTCTGACTGCCACGTCAGCGGCGGAGGAGGTCACTGCTGGCTCATCGGGCCTGTCGAAGATCAATATCGAAGACCTGCGCAAGCATGTCGTCACCTTAGCGGGCGACGCGCTCGAAGGCCGTGAAGCAGGTTCACGCGGAGGTAAAGCGACGGTCGCTTACCTGCGAACGGCTCTCAAGACGATTCGGGCCCGTACCGCAGTGCCACCCGAACGTGTCCAGGAATTTGGCGGGGACTACCAGAATTTACTCGTTCTGCTGCCGGGATCAGATGAAAAATTGAAGCATCAGGTCGTCGTGGTGGGTGCTCATCACGATCACGTCGGATACGGAAAGGCCTCCAACAGTCAAGGACCACTTGGCTATGTGCATAACGGTGCAGACGATAACGCCAGCGGCACCGCGGCGGTACTTGAGCTGATCGAAGCGTTTTCCTCCCTGGAACAGCGTCCCGCGTGCAGCATTCTGTTCGCGTTCTGGGATGCCGAAGAAGTCGGCCTGCTCGGATCCAAACATTGGGTCGCCAACCCCACAATCCCACTTCAACAACTTCGGTTCGTGCTGAATCTCGACATGCTGGGGCGACTGAGAAATGGCAAGGTCATCACCGTCGGATGGCGTTCCGCTGCAGGTCTCAGACCGTTCCTGGCCGCTCATAACACCAGCAATTTCCTGTTACTGGCATACCAGCCGAAAGTCATCGCGGATAGTGACCACCATCCGTTCTATTCCGCCGGTATCCCCGCAATCCACCTGGACACGGATAAACACGATGACTACCACCGCCCGACAGACGATCCTGATCGCATCAACTGGGACGGCCTTCAAGTCATGACAGAGTACGCCTACCGACTCATCTTCGATGCGGCGAACCGGCCCGAGTTCCCTCGCTTCCGTCGTGACGCCCTCACCGAACCACCGCCCGATTGGATGGTGCAACGTGAACTGACACCTCCGCCGGTGCGATTGGGAGTCACCTGGGACGAACGTCGTATCAAGCAAAACCTGATGACCATCGCGCAGGTCAACGCGGGCTCCCCCGCGGCAAATGCCGGCCTGCTTCCCGGAGACCGCCTTGTGCAATTCGGGGCCTGGCAGCAAAACAGCAGCTTCGACACCTTAAAATCCACGATCCTGGCGGCGAGGAACCCCGTCGCGATCCGCATCGAACGCACCGGAGTCGGGTCCCCCATCGAATTGACAGCAAACCTGGCCGGCTCACCGATTCGACTCGGCGCGGGCTGGCGTGATGATCCTGCCCTCCCTGACTCCGTCGTAATCGCCCAGGTCATCGCCGACTCGCCCGCCGCCCGAGCCGGCATCTCGGTCGGTGATGTGATCCTCAGTTTCGGTGGTCGTCCCTTGAACTCGTCCGAAGAAATGAAGCAACGGGTCACGACCGAACCCGGCCCGTTTCAATTCCGTATCGAGCGCGACGGACGAATTCACGATCTCAGCGTTGACGTGACGGACGAACGGCAGCCTCCTGCTGCCGCTGTGGCCAATCCATAG
- the yidC gene encoding membrane protein insertase YidC, with translation MAWINFAVPVLFPEFAKPPKQVVNLDDTPADSSDASRGDAVADGLKPANVEVAEPQVKPAAAPEPQLPSHPAVNLYVGPPDPDKNPDSKLNAQIDEFFLAANLDSRGASVEYIELTDKERFPAFGRRGDRVRVVGSDDAELRSSRKTYQRTFGLRSPQIDQVLAPTSLDEIPWEIVQPADPQEKDRTATFRYTSPDGRWELLKRFELKQLTHEELKQRDIRQTLLEGYELKLKVTVKNLTDQELPFNYTLQGPVGVPLEDADNSYKYRDVRMGFLRDDGVTLDENKLSASEAVKKARADKTEVWKRKVKYIGVDVLYFAALVIPGQDQVESTRAVVTNENPAKIEHSDVSVTLSSPTINVPAKDEFTHEYSMFAGPKKKELVAQIPALAVMDYGWFDTICRGMVWLLNMFHSLGLSYGIAIICLTALVRTALLPISKHQAANAAKMKELQPKLMEKQKELEQKYGKGTDEYMRAAQELSKEQLGLMFSGCLPVLLQLPIFIALYRAIGSSIELRMEPFLWFENLASPDALFKLPFVVPWLGWTHFNLLPCISTGLMFIHQKLTMPEPTNEEQAQQQKMMSFMMIFMGAMFFRVPSGLCLYFIATNIWSMTERWVFERLKRKSVSAEASAVALTDGSSASTVKTGVIGKPAATKNDSEPAKPTALGSFWERLQQSADNQHSATRQLGNGARRDDKKKKKK, from the coding sequence ATGGCGTGGATCAATTTCGCCGTCCCCGTCCTCTTCCCCGAGTTCGCCAAACCCCCCAAACAGGTTGTTAATCTCGACGACACACCCGCAGACAGCTCGGATGCAAGTCGTGGCGATGCTGTTGCCGACGGGCTGAAACCCGCCAATGTCGAAGTCGCTGAACCACAGGTTAAACCCGCGGCCGCCCCAGAACCTCAGCTTCCTTCGCACCCCGCCGTGAATCTCTATGTCGGCCCTCCCGATCCCGACAAAAACCCCGACAGCAAGCTCAACGCACAGATCGATGAATTCTTCCTGGCAGCCAATCTCGATAGTCGCGGCGCATCCGTGGAATATATCGAGCTGACGGATAAGGAACGTTTCCCCGCATTCGGGCGCCGCGGTGACCGCGTCCGTGTCGTCGGCAGCGACGATGCAGAATTGCGATCCAGTCGGAAAACTTACCAGCGGACGTTCGGTCTTCGGTCTCCTCAGATCGATCAGGTGCTGGCCCCGACATCGCTCGATGAAATCCCCTGGGAAATCGTCCAACCAGCAGATCCTCAGGAAAAAGACCGTACGGCAACGTTCCGGTACACGTCACCTGATGGACGATGGGAACTGTTGAAACGCTTTGAACTCAAGCAGTTGACTCACGAAGAACTCAAGCAGCGAGATATTCGTCAGACACTGCTCGAAGGGTATGAACTGAAGCTGAAGGTCACCGTCAAGAACCTGACTGATCAGGAACTTCCCTTCAACTATACGTTGCAGGGGCCGGTGGGAGTCCCGCTGGAAGATGCTGATAACTCGTACAAATACCGCGATGTCCGAATGGGCTTTTTGCGGGACGACGGCGTTACCCTCGACGAGAATAAGCTTTCAGCCTCGGAAGCAGTGAAGAAAGCACGGGCCGACAAGACCGAAGTCTGGAAGCGTAAGGTTAAGTACATCGGCGTCGATGTTCTTTACTTTGCAGCCCTTGTGATTCCCGGTCAGGATCAGGTCGAGTCGACCCGGGCGGTCGTGACCAATGAAAATCCTGCCAAAATCGAACACAGCGATGTCTCTGTTACGCTGTCGTCTCCGACGATCAATGTCCCGGCGAAAGACGAATTCACGCACGAATACAGCATGTTCGCCGGGCCGAAGAAGAAGGAACTGGTCGCCCAGATTCCCGCTCTCGCCGTGATGGACTACGGATGGTTCGATACGATCTGCCGTGGCATGGTCTGGCTGTTGAACATGTTCCACAGTCTGGGCCTGAGTTACGGGATTGCGATCATTTGCCTCACGGCGCTGGTCCGAACAGCTCTGCTGCCGATCTCGAAACATCAGGCGGCAAACGCGGCCAAGATGAAAGAACTGCAGCCAAAGCTGATGGAAAAGCAGAAGGAGCTGGAGCAGAAGTACGGCAAAGGGACTGACGAGTACATGCGGGCCGCTCAGGAATTGAGCAAAGAACAGCTCGGCCTGATGTTCAGTGGCTGCTTGCCCGTTCTGCTGCAACTTCCGATTTTCATCGCGCTCTACCGGGCGATTGGCAGTTCGATCGAACTTCGCATGGAACCATTCCTGTGGTTCGAGAACCTGGCCTCGCCCGATGCGCTGTTCAAGCTGCCGTTCGTCGTCCCCTGGCTCGGCTGGACCCATTTCAACCTGCTGCCCTGTATATCGACGGGGCTGATGTTCATTCATCAAAAGCTGACGATGCCGGAGCCGACCAATGAGGAACAGGCTCAACAGCAGAAGATGATGAGCTTCATGATGATCTTCATGGGGGCCATGTTCTTCCGTGTCCCCTCGGGACTCTGTCTGTACTTTATCGCGACCAATATCTGGTCAATGACAGAACGCTGGGTCTTCGAACGATTGAAACGAAAATCCGTGTCGGCAGAGGCTTCAGCCGTCGCACTGACGGACGGATCGTCCGCTTCGACCGTGAAAACGGGTGTCATCGGTAAGCCAGCAGCGACAAAAAACGACAGCGAACCCGCTAAGCCAACAGCTCTGGGGAGCTTCTGGGAACGGTTGCAGCAGTCGGCAGACAACCAGCACTCGGCCACGCGGCAGCTCGGCAACGGCGCACGGCGTGACGACAAGAAGAAAAAGAAGAAGTAA
- a CDS encoding glycerophosphodiester phosphodiesterase → MDLKLIVCGLIVMTASSVEAQRIVAHRGASHDAPENTLAAFQLAWEQGADAIEGDFYLTQDQQIVCIHDDKTKRTSGEDYIVSKSTFDALRKLDVGRWKDPRFTGEKIPTLSEVLATIPPGKQIYIEVKCGPEIVPFLLPVLKQSGLSPEQTVVISFNQQVIAETRRLIPEIQAYWLVGFRQNKETKVSEPSLESILQTAAEIQTQGIDLQANKDRLNADFVKQLRDRKLSFHIWTVNAPADALHFQKLGVDSITTDRPGYLRQELNLQKN, encoded by the coding sequence ATGGACTTGAAGCTAATTGTGTGTGGACTGATCGTCATGACCGCATCTTCGGTTGAAGCTCAACGGATCGTCGCCCATCGCGGGGCATCACATGATGCTCCAGAGAATACGTTGGCTGCGTTTCAGCTGGCCTGGGAACAAGGTGCCGATGCGATCGAGGGGGATTTCTATCTGACGCAGGATCAGCAGATCGTCTGCATCCATGATGACAAGACGAAGCGCACCAGCGGCGAGGACTACATCGTTTCCAAGTCGACGTTCGACGCGCTGCGCAAGCTGGATGTCGGGCGGTGGAAAGATCCCCGTTTTACCGGTGAGAAAATTCCGACATTGTCAGAAGTCCTCGCCACGATTCCTCCTGGTAAGCAAATTTATATCGAAGTCAAATGCGGTCCTGAGATTGTTCCCTTTCTGTTACCCGTCTTGAAGCAGTCTGGACTGAGCCCCGAGCAGACAGTGGTCATCAGCTTCAATCAACAGGTCATCGCAGAGACCCGTCGCCTGATTCCGGAAATCCAGGCCTACTGGCTCGTCGGCTTCCGTCAGAACAAGGAGACAAAGGTTTCGGAGCCGTCTCTCGAATCCATCCTGCAGACCGCTGCCGAAATTCAGACGCAGGGAATCGATCTGCAGGCGAATAAGGATCGGCTGAATGCCGACTTCGTCAAGCAGCTTCGTGATCGCAAGCTGAGCTTTCATATCTGGACCGTAAACGCGCCTGCGGATGCACTTCACTTCCAGAAACTGGGGGTCGACTCGATCACGACGGACCGGCCCGGGTATCTTCGGCAGGAACTGAACCTGCAGAAGAACTGA
- a CDS encoding tRNA modification GTPase: MTIDHLVNPPTGVDAASPAERSSGHVVDFSVDTPIAAIASPPGGAARGIIRISGREVASFVNGLFEPVAADAWNAARTAAMHPGTIRFRGDTREVAIPVQALYWPNRRSYTGQPLIELHLPGSPCLIEAVLSEIYRRGVRPARPGEFTLRAFLAGKLDLIQAEAVLGVIDAQDQVELQTALSQLAGGVSGQLAELRGQLLELLADLEAGLDFIEEDIEFVSREDVVARLLGARAVVDALLQQTSDRMQSRVRKQVVLAGLPNAGKSTIFNRLAGLNLALVSPETGTTRDFLTRTINWNGLMFDLVDTAGWEEQTTGISAAAQQQRNEQLRRADLLVWCTAAGVTPADAALDDFLFEQASSGASASVRILTKIDLGPEFITSSRAAADHDKLLPVSAVTGQGLAEFEEHLKQRLSQSHSRNSQWLGMTAARCRDTLESLSASLRHASDAAQQETAGDELIAVDLRQALDDLGVILGVVYTDDILDRVFSKFCIGK, translated from the coding sequence ATGACGATTGATCATCTGGTCAATCCGCCAACCGGGGTGGACGCGGCTTCGCCTGCTGAGCGTTCGTCAGGCCACGTGGTCGACTTCTCGGTCGACACCCCGATCGCTGCCATCGCTTCTCCACCAGGGGGGGCGGCTCGCGGGATCATCCGTATTTCCGGCCGCGAGGTCGCAAGCTTCGTCAACGGACTCTTTGAACCGGTCGCCGCAGACGCCTGGAACGCTGCTCGAACGGCTGCCATGCATCCGGGAACGATCCGGTTTCGTGGCGACACGCGTGAAGTTGCGATTCCCGTCCAGGCCCTGTACTGGCCCAATCGGCGAAGCTACACCGGACAACCACTCATCGAACTTCACCTCCCCGGCTCGCCTTGCCTGATCGAAGCAGTCCTGAGTGAAATCTACCGGCGGGGTGTGCGGCCGGCGCGACCAGGGGAATTTACCTTGCGTGCGTTCCTGGCCGGGAAGCTGGATCTCATCCAGGCAGAGGCCGTGCTGGGAGTGATTGACGCTCAGGATCAGGTTGAGCTGCAAACGGCGCTGTCGCAGCTTGCCGGAGGTGTCTCCGGTCAACTGGCCGAGCTGCGTGGGCAACTGCTGGAATTGCTTGCCGATCTGGAGGCGGGACTCGACTTCATCGAAGAGGATATCGAGTTTGTCAGCCGCGAGGACGTCGTTGCCCGGTTGCTTGGAGCCCGTGCTGTTGTCGATGCGCTGCTGCAGCAGACGTCCGACCGAATGCAGTCGCGTGTTCGGAAGCAAGTCGTGCTGGCCGGTCTGCCGAACGCAGGCAAAAGTACGATCTTCAATCGCCTAGCAGGTCTCAATCTTGCGCTGGTCTCACCTGAGACAGGAACGACTCGCGATTTCCTGACGCGGACGATCAACTGGAACGGGCTGATGTTCGATCTGGTGGACACCGCGGGATGGGAAGAGCAGACAACGGGGATCTCCGCCGCGGCCCAGCAGCAGCGGAACGAGCAGCTTCGCAGAGCTGACCTGCTTGTCTGGTGCACGGCGGCCGGGGTAACTCCTGCTGATGCCGCACTCGATGACTTCCTGTTTGAACAAGCCAGCAGTGGTGCGTCCGCGTCGGTTCGCATACTGACCAAAATCGATCTGGGTCCTGAGTTCATTACCTCAAGTCGTGCCGCTGCTGATCACGACAAGTTGCTACCTGTCAGTGCCGTCACAGGTCAGGGATTGGCCGAGTTTGAAGAGCACCTGAAGCAGCGACTGTCGCAGAGTCACAGCCGAAACAGCCAATGGCTGGGAATGACGGCTGCTCGATGTCGAGACACGCTCGAATCACTCTCGGCGTCTCTTCGTCACGCCAGCGATGCCGCCCAGCAGGAAACCGCGGGTGACGAACTGATCGCAGTCGACTTGCGACAGGCGCTGGATGATCTGGGGGTCATTCTGGGAGTGGTTTATACGGACGACATTCTCGACCGTGTCTTTAGCAAGTTCTGTATTGGGAAATAG